The Solirubrobacterales bacterium genome has a window encoding:
- a CDS encoding phage holin family protein, with protein sequence MMGTRWGLRHAAGAAIRGLVLWGLVALVFWAAVGLIPGIDLPSFRAALLTTALIALINALLWPLVIRVVLPLTVLSFGLGSLLLSAAVVAIAIRVVDGESPPFLGAVAAAFVISIALMLLAPALSFDDDARQLRIVRRRARGVRDANRTEVPGVVLFEIDGLAEPVLRRALSDGHAPNMARWLERGTHRVVPWECDLSSQTGASQAGLLLGSNYDMPAFRWYEKESGRTMVSNHGKDAAELERRRSDGGGLLAVDGASRGNMFSGDAPRCSATMSVIRDRRRSSAGEYFAYFADPYGFTRTIALYFWDVLLELRAARRQRRRGEERVDRGGLYPLMRGAITVIMRDLNIAILLGDIVEGVPVVYSTFVGYDEVAHHSGIEQPDAFAVLRQHDAQLARLERAIEQAPRPYHLVVLSDHGQSQGRPFRQRYEVQLGDLVQQALRSGEVFAPAPSDEGLSTVGGALTDARDEDNAGARMLARATRDNLVDDEVVLGPNRKAVEEERRDASEHEAVVLASGGLGLIYLTEHSHRMTMGEIDRLHPRLISTLIAHPGIGFALVRADDDGAIVLGPRGSRRLRDDAVSREDPLRHFGPNAADHLRRTDGFPHCPDLLVNCIYDPDANEVAPFEEFMGSHGGIGGWQSHPFALVPSSWTEVNGPIVGVRAMHDALRGWLAETGLEVKPHAAVHRP encoded by the coding sequence ATGATGGGCACTCGGTGGGGACTGCGCCACGCGGCCGGCGCGGCGATCCGCGGGCTCGTCCTCTGGGGCCTGGTTGCATTGGTGTTCTGGGCGGCGGTCGGTCTGATCCCTGGAATCGACCTACCCAGCTTTCGCGCGGCGCTCCTGACCACCGCGCTGATTGCGCTGATCAATGCGCTGCTGTGGCCATTGGTGATCCGCGTGGTGCTTCCTTTGACTGTGCTCAGCTTTGGCCTCGGCTCACTCCTGCTGAGCGCAGCCGTGGTGGCGATCGCGATCAGGGTGGTGGACGGAGAATCACCGCCCTTCCTCGGTGCAGTCGCAGCGGCGTTCGTGATCTCGATCGCCCTGATGCTGTTGGCTCCGGCGCTGAGCTTCGACGACGACGCCCGCCAGCTTCGGATCGTTCGCCGCCGGGCGCGCGGCGTCCGCGATGCGAACCGCACCGAGGTTCCGGGGGTGGTCCTGTTCGAGATCGATGGCCTGGCCGAACCGGTCCTGCGCCGCGCGCTTAGCGACGGCCATGCCCCGAACATGGCGCGATGGCTGGAACGGGGAACCCATCGCGTCGTGCCCTGGGAGTGCGACCTCTCATCGCAGACCGGGGCCAGCCAGGCCGGATTGCTGCTGGGGAGCAATTACGACATGCCCGCCTTCCGCTGGTACGAGAAGGAGAGCGGGCGCACGATGGTCTCGAACCACGGCAAGGATGCGGCCGAGCTCGAGCGGCGGCGCTCCGATGGCGGGGGCCTGTTGGCGGTTGACGGCGCCAGCCGCGGCAACATGTTCTCCGGAGACGCCCCGCGCTGCTCAGCGACGATGAGCGTGATCAGGGATCGCCGGCGCTCGAGCGCTGGGGAGTACTTCGCTTACTTCGCCGACCCCTACGGCTTCACGCGGACCATCGCCCTGTATTTCTGGGACGTGCTGCTCGAGTTGAGGGCGGCTCGCCGCCAGAGGAGGCGAGGCGAGGAGCGCGTGGACCGCGGCGGGCTCTATCCCCTGATGAGGGGAGCAATCACGGTGATCATGCGCGACCTGAATATCGCCATCCTGCTCGGCGACATCGTGGAGGGTGTTCCGGTCGTCTACTCCACCTTCGTCGGATATGACGAAGTCGCCCACCACTCGGGGATCGAGCAGCCTGACGCCTTCGCAGTGTTGAGGCAGCATGACGCCCAACTCGCCCGCCTGGAGCGTGCGATCGAGCAGGCGCCGCGCCCCTATCACCTGGTCGTGCTCTCCGACCACGGCCAGAGCCAGGGCCGGCCGTTCCGGCAGCGCTACGAGGTCCAGCTCGGCGATCTCGTCCAGCAGGCGCTCCGGAGTGGCGAGGTGTTCGCGCCCGCACCTTCGGACGAGGGATTGAGCACGGTCGGCGGGGCGCTGACCGATGCCCGCGACGAGGACAACGCGGGCGCGAGGATGCTCGCCCGCGCCACTCGTGACAACCTGGTCGACGACGAGGTCGTGCTCGGGCCCAACCGCAAGGCCGTCGAGGAGGAGAGGCGGGACGCCTCCGAGCACGAGGCGGTTGTGCTGGCGTCAGGTGGCCTTGGCCTGATCTATTTGACCGAGCACTCGCACCGGATGACCATGGGCGAGATAGACCGGCTCCATCCCAGGTTGATCTCCACCTTGATCGCCCACCCCGGAATCGGCTTCGCCTTGGTGCGCGCCGACGACGACGGCGCGATCGTCCTCGGCCCACGCGGGTCACGGCGCCTGCGGGATGACGCGGTCAGCCGCGAGGACCCGCTGCGGCACTTCGGTCCGAACGCGGCCGACCATCTTCGGCGCACGGACGGGTTTCCTCACTGTCCCGATCTCCTGGTCAACTGCATTTACGACCCGGACGCAAACGAGGTCGCGCCATTCGAAGAGTTCATGGGCTCACATGGCGGCATAGGCGGCTGGCAGAGCCATCCCTTTGCCCTGGTGCCGAGCTCGTGGACGGAGGTCAACGGTCCGATCGTCGGCGTCAGGGCAATGCACGATGCACTCCGGGGCTGGCTGGCCGAGACCGGACTCGAAGTCAAACCGCATGCCGCCGTGCACCGGCCCTGA
- a CDS encoding LuxR C-terminal-related transcriptional regulator gives MRSSGRSSRSIPTCWPPSLLRIRAYLPSHLSFREIGERIHVSPNTVKTQAQAVYRKLDASSRAEAVVRARDAGLLGKDPFPGT, from the coding sequence TTGAGGAGCTCGGGGAGATCGAGCCGGTCGATCCCGACATGCTGGCCGCCCTCGCTACTTCGGATCCGAGCGTATCTGCCGAGCCACCTTTCCTTTCGCGAGATCGGGGAGCGAATCCACGTTTCGCCCAACACGGTCAAGACTCAGGCGCAGGCGGTCTATCGCAAGCTCGACGCGTCCTCCCGCGCCGAGGCGGTGGTCAGGGCTCGCGACGCCGGGCTCCTGGGCAAGGACCCGTTCCCGGGCACCTAG
- a CDS encoding DUF6325 family protein, translating into MGPIDFLLIEWPGRQPTGEAVPLLVDLVDRGLIRILDLVFIAKAEDGSVAGLEIADLGQEVEELKVFEGASSGLLSEDDTAEAAAALDPGTSAALMVFENRWAAPFASALRRSGAQLVASGRIPVQAVLAALEAAEEAEAAGAKS; encoded by the coding sequence ATGGGTCCCATCGACTTCCTGTTGATCGAATGGCCCGGGCGCCAGCCCACCGGGGAAGCGGTCCCACTCCTTGTCGATCTGGTAGATCGCGGGTTGATTCGCATCCTCGATCTGGTCTTCATCGCCAAGGCCGAGGACGGTTCGGTGGCTGGACTGGAGATCGCCGACCTGGGGCAGGAAGTGGAGGAGCTCAAGGTGTTCGAGGGTGCCTCCTCAGGTCTGCTTTCGGAGGACGACACCGCCGAGGCTGCGGCGGCCCTCGATCCCGGAACCTCGGCTGCCTTGATGGTGTTCGAGAATCGGTGGGCGGCGCCGTTTGCCTCCGCATTGCGCCGCTCCGGCGCCCAGCTCGTCGCCAGTGGTCGGATCCCGGTCCAGGCCGTGCTCGCCGCTCTGGAGGCGGCCGAGGAAGCCGAGGCCGCAGGCGCCAAGTCCTAA
- a CDS encoding SHOCT domain-containing protein, translated as MIAGTATTVSNRVSRRQAARWSEQDAQQGTYGQAPAAAAAPAPDPVQQLKELGELRDKGVLTEEEFAAQKAKLLGS; from the coding sequence GTGATAGCCGGCACGGCCACAACGGTCAGCAACCGCGTCTCCCGCCGCCAGGCGGCGCGCTGGTCCGAGCAGGACGCGCAGCAGGGCACGTACGGCCAGGCTCCCGCTGCGGCGGCAGCGCCAGCCCCCGACCCCGTCCAGCAACTGAAGGAGTTAGGGGAGTTGCGCGACAAGGGCGTGCTGACAGAGGAGGAGTTCGCCGCCCAGAAGGCAAAGCTGCTCGGCTCCTGA
- a CDS encoding GAP family protein, with product MSTILQILPLAFVMIAGPQILSSIFFATTEHWRLNSAAYLLGAALSISIVVTLAFLLSSGASNAGIADDTIYYVVLALLLFAMVHAFRTRNTAEPPKWMGKLQTASPRFCFVLGFLLLGVFPSDLIVSISVGAHLSVQNAPFWYYLAFLALTLLFLALPSLIILIMGKRGEAFLPKARDWMNTNSWIVNELVLLLFVGIVVSNIAG from the coding sequence ATGAGCACCATTCTGCAAATCCTGCCACTGGCGTTCGTGATGATCGCCGGGCCGCAGATCCTGAGCTCCATTTTCTTCGCCACCACCGAACATTGGCGGCTCAATTCCGCCGCCTACTTACTGGGAGCGGCGCTTTCGATCAGCATTGTCGTCACGCTCGCGTTCCTACTGAGCAGCGGCGCCTCCAACGCGGGAATAGCGGATGACACCATCTACTACGTCGTCCTGGCGCTGCTCCTCTTCGCGATGGTGCATGCCTTCCGCACCAGGAACACGGCCGAGCCACCGAAGTGGATGGGGAAGCTGCAGACAGCGAGCCCGAGGTTCTGCTTCGTGCTCGGCTTCCTACTGCTCGGCGTCTTCCCGAGCGACCTGATCGTCTCGATCTCGGTCGGAGCCCACCTGTCAGTGCAGAACGCGCCCTTTTGGTATTACCTCGCCTTCCTCGCACTCACCCTGCTGTTCCTGGCTCTGCCGAGCCTCATCATTCTGATCATGGGCAAGCGAGGGGAGGCGTTCCTTCCAAAGGCGCGTGACTGGATGAACACGAATTCCTGGATCGTCAACGAGCTCGTGCTTCTCCTCTTCGTGGGGATCGTGGTCAGCAACATCGCGGGCTGA
- a CDS encoding potassium channel family protein, with product MEQQAPPPPFGEAMQQRLQRKVLRPRLAASLIVSLWAVGVVVFGVVERLVNPETFDNVWLAMWWALQTVTTVGYGDVVPSDTAGKVIASFLMLGGLSLYAVVTGAITSAFVAEAQARRQTGREDPVTRRLEEITAQLEAIRAELARLDSRTD from the coding sequence ATGGAGCAACAGGCGCCGCCGCCTCCGTTCGGCGAAGCGATGCAGCAGCGCCTCCAGCGGAAGGTGCTCCGCCCGCGTCTCGCAGCGTCGCTGATTGTCTCGCTCTGGGCAGTCGGAGTCGTGGTCTTCGGCGTTGTAGAGCGCCTCGTCAACCCGGAGACCTTCGACAACGTCTGGCTCGCCATGTGGTGGGCGCTCCAGACGGTCACCACGGTCGGCTACGGTGACGTTGTGCCCAGCGATACGGCCGGCAAGGTGATCGCCTCCTTTCTGATGCTTGGCGGGCTCTCCTTGTACGCGGTCGTCACGGGAGCAATCACCAGCGCCTTCGTGGCGGAGGCGCAGGCGCGGAGGCAAACCGGCAGGGAGGACCCGGTCACGCGCAGGCTCGAGGAGATCACCGCGCAGCTCGAGGCGATCCGAGCGGAACTCGCCCGCCTAGACAGCCGAACCGATTAA
- a CDS encoding MFS transporter, with the protein MTLRKWIPLIMLASAQFVMVLDTSVMNVAISQIVEDLDTTIQGVQTAITMYTLVMAAFMLLGAKLGDILGRNRGFAIGLAIYGAGSLTTALSPNLAVLLIGWSGVEGLGAVLVIPAIAALTAASYEGRERALAYALLGGVAAVAIAAGPLIGGWVTTEFSWRYVFAAETVVVILLLLLRGRIPRAAAAERRPRLDIAGVALSSSGLGLIVFAILRSSVWGFVEPRTPPTINGTEITPLGFSPVPFLVLGGLALLGAFFVWEQRRARLGRDQLLDPSLLRITQLRAGLSTLLGQQLVLMGTFFVIPVYLQVVLGFDAFETGKRLLPLSGAMLVFALLGPRMAARRSPRTVAQLGLVAVSVGAIVMLATLDVTLNDSGFKIALTILGAGAGLLASQLGNVIMSSVSPAKSSEGGGLQGTAQNLGSSLGTAIIGAVLLASLATGFSQRIADNPDVPAATRETIVANAEGGIDIVPVDDVETAAVEGGLTQDQAEAVAADYGDAQLEALRLALGAVAVAALLSLWFTRQLPTESVAGGEASGVEPAAAAAS; encoded by the coding sequence TTGACCCTGCGGAAGTGGATCCCCCTCATCATGCTGGCCTCGGCCCAGTTCGTGATGGTGCTCGATACGAGCGTCATGAACGTGGCGATCTCGCAGATCGTCGAGGACCTCGACACGACGATCCAGGGGGTGCAGACGGCGATCACGATGTACACGCTCGTGATGGCGGCGTTCATGCTGCTCGGGGCGAAGCTCGGCGACATCCTGGGCCGCAATCGCGGGTTCGCGATCGGCCTGGCGATCTATGGCGCCGGGTCGCTGACCACGGCGCTGAGCCCGAACCTCGCCGTTCTGCTGATCGGCTGGTCGGGGGTCGAGGGGCTCGGCGCAGTGCTGGTGATTCCCGCGATCGCAGCGCTCACGGCCGCCAGCTACGAGGGCCGCGAGCGCGCGCTGGCCTACGCGCTCCTTGGCGGCGTCGCCGCGGTCGCCATCGCTGCGGGCCCGCTGATCGGCGGCTGGGTGACCACGGAGTTCTCGTGGCGTTATGTGTTCGCCGCCGAGACCGTCGTCGTGATCTTGCTCCTGCTGCTTCGGGGGCGGATTCCCCGAGCCGCGGCCGCCGAGCGGCGCCCCCGGCTCGACATTGCCGGCGTGGCACTCTCCTCGAGCGGCCTCGGCCTGATCGTGTTCGCGATCTTGCGCAGCAGCGTGTGGGGGTTCGTGGAGCCGCGAACGCCGCCGACCATCAACGGCACGGAGATCACCCCGCTTGGCTTCTCGCCGGTGCCGTTCCTGGTGCTCGGCGGCCTGGCGCTGCTCGGGGCGTTCTTCGTTTGGGAGCAGCGCCGCGCCCGGCTCGGCCGGGACCAGTTGCTCGACCCGTCGCTGCTCCGGATCACACAGCTGCGCGCAGGGCTCTCGACCCTTCTGGGACAGCAGCTCGTTCTGATGGGCACCTTCTTCGTCATCCCTGTGTACTTGCAGGTCGTGCTGGGCTTCGACGCGTTCGAGACCGGCAAGCGCCTGCTCCCGCTGTCGGGGGCGATGCTCGTCTTCGCTCTCCTGGGACCGCGGATGGCGGCCCGGCGCTCCCCGCGCACCGTCGCGCAGCTTGGGCTGGTCGCGGTGAGTGTGGGCGCGATCGTGATGCTGGCGACGCTCGATGTGACTCTGAACGACTCTGGCTTCAAGATCGCACTCACCATCCTCGGCGCCGGCGCCGGCCTGCTTGCCTCGCAGCTTGGAAACGTGATCATGTCCTCGGTTTCACCCGCGAAGAGCAGTGAGGGGGGCGGCCTCCAGGGCACCGCTCAGAACCTTGGCTCCTCACTTGGGACGGCGATCATCGGCGCGGTACTTCTGGCGTCGCTTGCCACCGGTTTCAGCCAGCGCATCGCCGACAATCCGGACGTTCCGGCGGCCACCCGCGAGACGATCGTTGCGAACGCCGAAGGGGGGATCGACATAGTGCCGGTGGACGACGTCGAGACGGCCGCGGTCGAGGGTGGTCTGACGCAGGACCAGGCGGAGGCCGTCGCGGCGGACTACGGCGACGCGCAGCTCGAAGCGCTGCGGCTGGCGCTCGGGGCCGTCGCCGTCGCCGCGCTGCTGTCGCTCTGGTTCACCCGCCAACTGCCCACTGAGTCGGTCGCGGGGGGCGAGGCCAGCGGCGTGGAGCCAGCGGCCGCGGCTGCTTCATAA
- a CDS encoding RDD family protein — protein sequence MPEGRESHPHEPGSEPLPGRVLGTGARGVRRVAELTGVDRAIEAGTEEAIVRAAESPAVERAFARILQGPMVEEAVARAVQSPAVERAIIEVLDSEMLDHVWDRLLASDEAQRLVERIAEAPEVRAAIAAQGVGLVGDLGRQLGRGTRGLDDIVERVVRAVLRRPRRAERTRFVGAATRIVAFAVDVGILNAGFFVVSAIVAFIISALSGGSDDVSGEAIFAGAVAWLLAGSVYLLIFWASVGQTPGMRFVGIHLEAEGAERIGRRRAVRRLWGVVLCVLTLGVGFLGVLFNERRRGLHDRVADTDVVYGDQSS from the coding sequence GTGCCCGAGGGCCGCGAATCCCATCCCCACGAGCCGGGCTCCGAGCCCCTCCCCGGTCGCGTGCTGGGGACGGGCGCGCGAGGGGTGCGCCGGGTGGCTGAGCTGACCGGCGTCGACCGTGCGATCGAGGCGGGCACGGAGGAGGCGATCGTCCGCGCCGCGGAGAGCCCGGCGGTGGAACGCGCCTTTGCTCGCATCCTGCAAGGCCCCATGGTCGAGGAAGCCGTCGCGCGGGCGGTTCAGAGCCCGGCCGTCGAGCGGGCGATAATCGAGGTGCTCGACAGCGAGATGCTCGACCACGTTTGGGACCGGCTGTTGGCCAGCGATGAGGCGCAGCGGCTGGTCGAGCGGATCGCCGAAGCGCCCGAGGTGAGGGCGGCGATCGCGGCACAGGGCGTGGGCCTGGTCGGGGACCTCGGGCGCCAGCTGGGCCGTGGCACGCGCGGGCTCGACGACATCGTCGAGCGGGTCGTCAGGGCCGTGCTCAGACGGCCGCGCCGGGCCGAGCGCACCCGGTTCGTTGGCGCGGCGACGCGAATTGTCGCGTTCGCCGTCGACGTCGGCATCCTCAACGCGGGATTTTTCGTGGTCTCCGCGATCGTTGCGTTCATAATCTCGGCTCTCTCCGGCGGCAGCGATGACGTCTCCGGGGAGGCGATTTTCGCCGGCGCGGTGGCGTGGCTACTGGCGGGCTCCGTCTATCTGCTCATCTTCTGGGCCTCGGTCGGGCAGACGCCGGGGATGAGGTTCGTCGGCATTCATTTGGAGGCGGAAGGAGCGGAACGGATCGGCAGGCGCCGCGCAGTCCGCCGGCTGTGGGGTGTCGTCCTGTGTGTCCTCACCCTGGGGGTGGGCTTCCTCGGCGTCCTATTCAACGAGCGCCGCCGTGGTCTCCACGACAGGGTCGCGGACACCGACGTCGTCTACGGCGATCAGTCGTCGTGA
- a CDS encoding universal stress protein produces the protein MAADAPLLIAYDGSDAARLAVRETAKLFGSRQVLVVTVWEPSLAYEAETPMADIPTADLGVSPLPVDIEGARELEKELHQRAVRTAQAGAELAQSAGLNANALAVADEVHVADAIIGVARKREVAAIVVGSRGLKGLRARLEGSTSKAVLKDAPCPVVVVHDD, from the coding sequence ATGGCCGCCGACGCGCCCCTGCTCATCGCATACGACGGGTCCGATGCAGCCCGCCTAGCCGTTCGCGAGACAGCCAAGCTGTTCGGCTCGCGCCAGGTGCTGGTGGTCACGGTCTGGGAGCCCAGCCTCGCCTATGAGGCCGAGACTCCGATGGCCGACATTCCGACGGCTGATCTCGGCGTGTCGCCGCTCCCAGTCGACATCGAGGGCGCCCGCGAGCTGGAGAAAGAGCTTCATCAGCGCGCAGTTCGGACCGCGCAGGCCGGAGCCGAGCTGGCTCAGTCGGCCGGACTCAACGCCAACGCACTTGCAGTTGCAGACGAGGTCCACGTGGCGGACGCGATCATCGGAGTTGCTCGCAAGCGCGAGGTGGCGGCGATCGTGGTCGGCTCGCGGGGGCTAAAGGGGCTCCGCGCGCGGCTGGAGGGCAGCACGTCGAAGGCGGTCCTGAAGGACGCGCCCTGTCCGGTCGTCGTCGTTCACGACGACTGA
- a CDS encoding HD domain-containing protein translates to MLARAYRLAASAHASQRRATDGAPFLDHVVEVATLLEEAGFDEESVTAGLLHDAVERGTLTAERLRREMGDAVSSLVLALTEDDSIDSFAERKAALREQVRQSGPQAVTIFAADKLSDINGLRRGIARFGDEIEQRMGTTVGGMASHYRASVEMIEASMPRSVFSPALHAQLEELDRYAAARH, encoded by the coding sequence GTGCTGGCTCGGGCGTACCGCCTCGCCGCATCCGCTCATGCCTCGCAGCGTCGGGCCACCGACGGGGCACCATTCCTGGACCATGTGGTCGAAGTCGCGACGTTGCTCGAGGAAGCCGGCTTCGACGAGGAGTCCGTCACCGCCGGGCTCTTGCACGACGCGGTCGAACGCGGGACGCTTACCGCAGAGCGCCTGCGACGCGAGATGGGCGACGCGGTCTCGTCGCTTGTGCTCGCCCTCACCGAGGATGACTCGATCGACTCCTTCGCCGAGCGCAAGGCGGCGCTTCGCGAGCAGGTTCGGCAGTCGGGCCCGCAAGCGGTCACCATCTTCGCCGCGGACAAGCTCTCCGACATCAACGGGCTGCGACGAGGGATCGCCAGGTTCGGCGATGAGATCGAACAGCGGATGGGAACCACCGTCGGAGGCATGGCCTCTCATTACCGCGCCTCAGTGGAGATGATCGAGGCGAGCATGCCTCGGTCCGTCTTCAGTCCGGCCCTGCATGCCCAGCTCGAAGAGCTGGACCGCTACGCGGCCGCCAGGCACTGA
- a CDS encoding MarR family transcriptional regulator, which yields MPQKADMSVDPDRPPRSVGFLISQLGFVSSQGFMKALEPLGIGPREWTLLRYVSQSEGQSQQALAARLGMPASGMVALVDRLEQAGLVERRPSPTDRRVRALYMTPKGARTLKTAVEVAIAYETELCSGLETDEREQLIDLLQRLQGDKVVRRGVHPGMAVREQPTGPPEE from the coding sequence ATGCCGCAGAAGGCCGACATGTCCGTGGACCCGGACCGCCCCCCGCGCAGCGTCGGCTTCCTGATCTCGCAGTTGGGCTTCGTCTCCTCGCAGGGTTTCATGAAAGCGCTCGAGCCGCTCGGCATCGGCCCACGAGAGTGGACGCTGCTGCGCTACGTCTCGCAGAGTGAAGGGCAGTCCCAGCAGGCCCTCGCGGCCCGCCTCGGCATGCCTGCCAGCGGCATGGTCGCCTTGGTTGACCGGCTCGAACAGGCGGGCCTGGTCGAGCGGCGGCCAAGCCCAACCGACCGGCGCGTCCGCGCCCTCTACATGACGCCGAAGGGCGCGCGGACCCTGAAGACCGCCGTCGAGGTTGCGATCGCCTACGAGACCGAGCTTTGCTCCGGGCTCGAGACCGATGAGCGTGAGCAGCTCATCGACCTGCTGCAGAGGCTGCAAGGGGACAAGGTCGTGAGGCGCGGCGTGCATCCCGGAATGGCCGTGCGGGAGCAGCCCACCGGACCCCCGGAAGAGTGA
- a CDS encoding MMPL family transporter has product MTRSLARLADLVYRRRGRVVVGWIVAAILIIGVGSSLAGEYNADYDTPGSESKAASDITEQRFDGYSGQEIYVVAKDPAGFAGPRAAEARLNGFFAQAEKVEHVAGHTPIRISQNRQIVASTLPLTVPGWDVTKDQGEQLINAAEDNDGNGLEIKLGGDPIYAAQSQSSPEGLGFAGAAIVLLIAFGSVVAAGLPLVIALVGLGISSGGLIVLLANVVNVPDWTTAVSGLIGIGVGIDYSLLVLTRFRSAIHQGKDRHDAVVEAVTTAGRSVIIAGCTVVIAVLGLFLTGLSYMYGVAISASLAVLVVMFASITLLPALLGYLGPKVDRLRIPFLGRTLRTEGSADSPAARWSHTVQRHPWTAAILATALLLALAAPALGMRLGFPDAGNDPPDTMTRQAYDLNTEGFGSGTNGPVQIAAELPNSSAKGEIDSFAQQLRSEPDVAFVVPPRINAAGNAALITVIPESSPQDEATEDLVNHLRNDVVPSQLGGTGIKAQIGGVTAALEDQSEYMKDRLPLFIVAVVGLSFLLLLVAFHSPFISLKAGVMNLLSVSAAYGVMTLAANGGGVSSLIGIDHAVPIAPFMPVMMFAILFGLSMDYEVFLVSRIREEYLKDGDTRRAVADGLAKTARVITAAAAIMVVVFLAFVTAPDVFLKLFGIGLASAIFLDATVVRMVLVPAVMQLLGPRNWWIPEWLERILPRLDVESVAVGTAQSRP; this is encoded by the coding sequence ATGACCCGCAGCCTCGCCCGCCTCGCCGATCTCGTCTACCGCCGCCGCGGTCGTGTGGTCGTGGGCTGGATCGTCGCGGCGATCCTGATCATCGGGGTCGGCTCCTCGCTTGCGGGTGAGTACAACGCCGACTACGACACCCCGGGATCTGAGTCCAAGGCTGCCAGCGACATCACGGAGCAGCGCTTCGACGGGTATTCGGGCCAGGAGATCTACGTCGTCGCGAAGGACCCGGCTGGGTTCGCCGGCCCCCGTGCCGCAGAGGCGCGACTGAACGGATTCTTCGCTCAGGCCGAGAAGGTCGAACACGTCGCCGGGCACACCCCCATCCGGATCTCGCAGAACCGGCAGATCGTGGCGAGCACCCTCCCGCTGACCGTCCCGGGCTGGGACGTCACGAAGGACCAGGGCGAGCAGCTGATCAACGCTGCGGAGGACAACGACGGCAACGGGCTGGAGATCAAGCTGGGGGGCGACCCCATCTATGCCGCCCAGAGTCAGTCCAGTCCCGAGGGGCTTGGGTTCGCCGGGGCCGCGATCGTGCTGCTGATCGCGTTCGGCTCGGTGGTTGCCGCCGGACTCCCGCTCGTCATCGCACTGGTCGGCCTGGGCATTTCGTCGGGCGGATTGATCGTTCTGCTGGCAAACGTGGTCAACGTCCCCGACTGGACCACCGCGGTCTCCGGGCTGATCGGGATCGGGGTCGGAATCGACTACTCGCTGCTTGTCTTGACCCGCTTCCGATCCGCAATACATCAGGGCAAGGATCGCCACGACGCAGTGGTCGAAGCGGTTACCACGGCGGGGCGGAGCGTGATCATCGCCGGCTGCACCGTGGTTATCGCCGTCCTGGGTCTGTTCCTCACCGGGCTCTCCTACATGTATGGGGTCGCGATCTCCGCATCGCTCGCGGTCCTCGTGGTGATGTTCGCGTCGATCACCCTGCTGCCGGCCCTGCTCGGCTACCTGGGGCCGAAGGTCGACCGCCTACGGATCCCCTTCCTCGGCCGGACGCTGCGGACCGAAGGAAGCGCGGACTCGCCGGCGGCGCGCTGGAGCCACACGGTTCAGCGCCATCCCTGGACGGCCGCGATTCTGGCAACCGCGCTGCTGCTCGCCCTGGCCGCTCCGGCCCTCGGCATGCGCCTCGGCTTCCCTGACGCAGGCAACGACCCGCCGGACACGATGACCCGCCAGGCCTACGACCTGAACACCGAGGGGTTCGGGTCGGGGACCAACGGACCGGTGCAGATCGCAGCCGAGCTGCCAAATAGCTCCGCCAAGGGCGAGATCGACTCGTTCGCCCAGCAGCTTCGCAGCGAGCCGGACGTCGCGTTCGTGGTTCCCCCCCGGATCAACGCCGCCGGCAACGCGGCCTTGATCACCGTGATCCCGGAGAGCTCTCCCCAGGACGAGGCGACCGAGGATTTGGTCAACCATCTACGAAACGACGTCGTGCCCTCGCAGCTGGGTGGAACCGGCATCAAGGCCCAGATCGGAGGCGTGACCGCGGCGCTGGAGGATCAGAGCGAGTACATGAAGGACCGTCTGCCGCTGTTCATCGTTGCGGTCGTCGGCCTCTCCTTCCTGCTCCTGCTGGTCGCGTTCCATTCACCCTTCATCTCGCTGAAGGCCGGGGTGATGAATCTGCTCTCGGTCAGCGCCGCATACGGAGTGATGACGTTGGCGGCGAATGGCGGTGGGGTCAGCTCGCTGATCGGGATCGACCACGCGGTTCCGATCGCGCCGTTCATGCCGGTGATGATGTTCGCGATCCTCTTCGGCCTCTCGATGGACTACGAGGTCTTCCTGGTCTCGCGGATCCGCGAGGAGTACCTGAAGGATGGCGACACGCGAAGAGCGGTCGCCGACGGCCTGGCGAAGACAGCACGAGTGATCACCGCGGCGGCAGCGATCATGGTGGTCGTCTTCCTCGCCTTCGTGACCGCGCCAGACGTCTTCCTGAAGCTGTTCGGCATCGGGCTCGCCTCGGCGATCTTCCTCGACGCCACGGTCGTCCGGATGGTGCTGGTTCCGGCGGTGATGCAACTGCTGGGTCCTCGCAACTGGTGGATCCCCGAGTGGCTAGAGCGGATCCTGCCGCGCCTGGACGTCGAGAGCGTCGCAGTGGGCACCGCGCAGAGCCGGCCCTGA